The Fibrobacter sp. UWB5 genomic sequence TTTCGCTATTCCGTGCCGACACTTCCGAAGGCAGTATCCACGCAAGGCCCACCAAGGAGGCCTTGGAACTGCTCACCTACGAAGACGCCAAGGCGAACTACATCAAAAACTTTGTGGCCCCGTCGGACAGGGGGCGCTTGGAGAAGGAGCTGACGCTTGAAAACATTACCGCGAACACTTCCAGCAAGAAGGTTTTTGGCGTTGTGTTCAAGCGCGTCGTGGGCGACAAGGAATGCTATTACCGCATCGAGTTTGCACAGGTGCAGCTCCCCAACGGCAAGACCGGCATTGTGGCGGGTTTCAAGGACGTGGACGAGGATGTTCGCAAGGAACAGGAAATACAGCAGGTGCTGCGCGATGCCATTGACACGGCGAATGCCTCCAGCAAGGCAAAGAGCGACTTCCTTTCGAGCATGAGCCATGACATCCGTACGCCCATGAACGGGATTATCGGCATGACGGCGATCGCGACCGCCCATCTGGATGACCGGGAGCGTGTGGAGGACTGCCTCAAGAAAATTTCGGAAGCCTCGAGCCACTTGCTTTCGCTCATCAACGAGGTGCTTGACATGAACAAGATCGAGTCGGGCAAAGTGGAACTGAACGAGGAAAACTTCAACCTCTCGGAGCTTGTGAACACGCTGCTTGCCATGACCAAGGCTCAGCTCGAAAGCCACCGTCACAAATTGAAGGTGAACATTGCGGATGTAATCCACGAAAATGTCATTGGCGATAGCCACCGCATTCAGCAGGTGTTCGTGAACTTGATGAGCAATGCTATCAAGTATACTCCCGATGGCGGGACCATCTCCTTGACGGTGGCGGAACGGCCTACCAACGCCCATGGTATAGCCTGCTATGAATTTGTCTTTGAAGACAATGGCATCGGCATGACAGAGGAGTTCCAGAAGCACCTGTTCGAGCCGTTCACGCGCGCAAACGACAAGAAGACTGCCGCTATACAGGGAACGGGGCTCGGTATGACAATCTCGCAGAGTCTGGTGCGCATGATGGGTGGCGACATCCAAGTGAAAAGTAAGCCCGGAGAGGGCTCTCGCTTTACCGTCACTATCTACCTGAAGTTTGTGGACGTGCAGAATGCGGAACCCCACAAGGAAGACCCGCTCAAGAATCTGGAAGACTTGAAGTTCGAGGGCAAGCGCATCTTGCTGGTGGAAGACCACCCGGTCAATGCGGAAATCGCGAAGAACGTGTTGCAAATGACGGGGCTCGAAGTGGAATGGGTCGTGGACGGCGAAGCGGCTGTAGAACGGATGGCAAACAGCAAGGAAGGCGAATTCGACCTGGTGTTCATGGATATCCAGATGCCGAACATGGACGGCTACCAGGCGACGGCGGCCATCAGGGCCATGACGACCTACGCAAGGAGAATCCCCATCGTGGCGATGACCGCGAACGCCTTTGCCGACGATATCCGCAGGGCGAAGGAGGTTGGCATGAACGGTCATATTTCCAAGCCGCTGGACTTTAATGAATTGGCTAGAATCTTGCAGAAGTGGATAAGGGTGTAGATTTATGTTGTTTGAAAAAGGTCAAAAATCTTGTGTCTTGTGCGCATGGGCGCTCTCCTTCGGGTGTGCGCTAGGCTGGGGCGCCTTCGTAATGCCCGCCACCACGCTCTTGCCGATTGCAGGCCCCCTAGGGACGGTTATCGCCCTCGTGCTTGGCGCCGCGCTGATGGGCGTTATTGCCTACAATTTCCATATCATGATGAACCGTATTCCCGGCACGGGGAGCGTGTTCTCCTTTACCAAGCAGCTTTTCGGTTACGACCATTCCTTCCTTTGCACCTGGGCCACGGCGCTTGCGTACTTGGCGGTACTGTGGGCCAACATGTCGGCCTTCGTGCTGTTTATCCGTTTCTTGTTCGGCCCCGTACTGCAAAGGGGATTCTGTTACAGCATCATGGGTTGCGAGGTTTGGGCAGGGGAACTGTTTACCACGCTTGCGATTATACTCCTGTTCGGATTTATCAGCTGCATGAATACGAATGTGCTGCGCTGGGTGAACACGGTGCTTGCGCTCCTGTTCTTTGGCGGTGTAGTGGGCCTGTTTGCAATTGTCGCCAGCAAGGGCGGAATAGACTTTTCGCACATGAGTCCGGCGTTTGCGACGGCGGGTACCGCGAAGGGGCATGCTCCCTTGATGCAGATTGTGAATGTGCTGGTGCTTGCCCCCTGGGCGTTTGTAGGCTTTGGCGTGGTGAGCTTTGCCTCTTCGACTTACCGGTTCAAGCCGAAATACAGTTTTGCGATTATGATGGCCGCCCTTGTTGCCGGTGCCATCGTCTATTCCCTCACCGCGCTGCTTTCGGTCTCGGTGACCCCCGCGAATTTTGGCGACTGGGAAGCTTATTTTACCAACCTGAAGAACCTCAAGGGCATTGAATCTGTCCCGGTATTCCACGCCGTTTTCAAGACCCTCGGTAACGGCGGCTTTGTGCTGCTCGCCATCACCGTCATGGCGGCCATTTCCACAAGCCTTCTTGGGCTTTACCGTTCGCTCGGGCGCATGTTCATGAGCCTTGCCAACGATTCCGTGATGCCGGCCTGGTTCGGGCATACTAACCGTCACGGCGCCACCAACCACAGCATTATCTACGTGATGCTTCTTTCCTGCATTATTCCGTTCTTCGGGAGAACCGCTATCGGTTGGATTGTAGACATCACCTCCATCAGTGCCTCAATCATTTACCTGTATGTGTCTGCGGGTATTGTCAAGATGGCGCGCGGCGAGACTGGCAGGCGCAAGACGGTAATGAACTTTACCGGAACGCTGGGCATCGTTATCTCAACGTTCTTCTTCTTCTTCCCGCTTACGCCGACGCTCTGGAACATGAATACCATTGCCACGGAATCCTTCATGATTCTGATGGCGTGGAGCATTGTCGGGTTCATCGTCTACAGGGCAGTATTCATGCATGACCAGGAGAATCGATTTGGCAAGTCGGCCATTATGTGGGTGACTATGCTGTTCATATTGCTGTTCTCGGCCGTCATGTGGGAACGTCAAGTCACCAACGACGAAACCGAAGATGTCATTGCGCGCATTACCGAGTTCCATACGGGATTGCACCAGAAGATGCATGTTCCCATGACCGAAGGCCAGATGCTTCAGGAAAAGAACTTCATGGAAGAGCAGATGGACCTTGTCCGCGATTCCCAGCTGAAGAACAACCTGGTAGAAACTCTCTTTATTGTCCTGTGTATCTTTATCGTGGTGAATATTTACCGCACGCAACAACAGCGCGAACAGAAACTTGACCAAGAAAAGCATATCGCTGAGGAATCCAACAGGGCAAAGACCATATTCCTTTCGAACATGAGCCATGACCTGCGCACACCCATGAACGCGATTATCGGCTATACCAATCTGTCGCGCAAACCGGAGGCAAGCCCCGAACAAATCCAGAAATACTTGGCCAAGATCGATTCTTCGAACATGTACCTGATGGCCCTCATCAACGACATGCTCGAAATGAGCCGCATCGAAATCGGGAAGATGGAGCTGGAAGAGCGACCCACCGACCTGCGGAAAATGATGGACGAAATCCGTGACATGTTCGAGGCGCAGA encodes the following:
- a CDS encoding amino acid permease, translating into MLFEKGQKSCVLCAWALSFGCALGWGAFVMPATTLLPIAGPLGTVIALVLGAALMGVIAYNFHIMMNRIPGTGSVFSFTKQLFGYDHSFLCTWATALAYLAVLWANMSAFVLFIRFLFGPVLQRGFCYSIMGCEVWAGELFTTLAIILLFGFISCMNTNVLRWVNTVLALLFFGGVVGLFAIVASKGGIDFSHMSPAFATAGTAKGHAPLMQIVNVLVLAPWAFVGFGVVSFASSTYRFKPKYSFAIMMAALVAGAIVYSLTALLSVSVTPANFGDWEAYFTNLKNLKGIESVPVFHAVFKTLGNGGFVLLAITVMAAISTSLLGLYRSLGRMFMSLANDSVMPAWFGHTNRHGATNHSIIYVMLLSCIIPFFGRTAIGWIVDITSISASIIYLYVSAGIVKMARGETGRRKTVMNFTGTLGIVISTFFFFFPLTPTLWNMNTIATESFMILMAWSIVGFIVYRAVFMHDQENRFGKSAIMWVTMLFILLFSAVMWERQVTNDETEDVIARITEFHTGLHQKMHVPMTEGQMLQEKNFMEEQMDLVRDSQLKNNLVETLFIVLCIFIVVNIYRTQQQREQKLDQEKHIAEESNRAKTIFLSNMSHDLRTPMNAIIGYTNLSRKPEASPEQIQKYLAKIDSSNMYLMALINDMLEMSRIEIGKMELEERPTDLRKMMDEIRDMFEAQMVGKNIAFAVKYDGLRNPVVLCDRNRMNRVILNLVSNSFKFTSEGGHVSVSLVEKECVEEGKAAFEIRVKDDGVGISPEFADRVFDAFERERVSTISGVQGTGLGLAIAKNVVSLMGGTIKFESTVGKGTEFFVNVVLKTAAGTDVPESDGRNISFAAKADFTNMRLLLVEDMEVNRELAKIILESLGFKVEMAVNGKQAVEMVEKNPAGYYNGIVMDIQMPVMDGCEASRQIRAMPDKKKAGVPIIAMTANAFGDDLKKSKDAGMNAHLAKPIDVGMLTETLVQWVR
- a CDS encoding PAS domain-containing hybrid sensor histidine kinase/response regulator, with product MFGRHLPLSEQALQVIEQIGEDMPGGFFIYKATGNEELLYANKAVFKIFGCETLEEFKELTGYTFKGMLCPDDYEKVSGSIVDQIEKSQGNLDYVEYRIVRKDGKIRWLDDYGHYVNSDVYGGLFYVFISDITEKRVQMEADKAVYTAVIDALSRAYNAVWLINDIATGSFSLFRADTSEGSIHARPTKEALELLTYEDAKANYIKNFVAPSDRGRLEKELTLENITANTSSKKVFGVVFKRVVGDKECYYRIEFAQVQLPNGKTGIVAGFKDVDEDVRKEQEIQQVLRDAIDTANASSKAKSDFLSSMSHDIRTPMNGIIGMTAIATAHLDDRERVEDCLKKISEASSHLLSLINEVLDMNKIESGKVELNEENFNLSELVNTLLAMTKAQLESHRHKLKVNIADVIHENVIGDSHRIQQVFVNLMSNAIKYTPDGGTISLTVAERPTNAHGIACYEFVFEDNGIGMTEEFQKHLFEPFTRANDKKTAAIQGTGLGMTISQSLVRMMGGDIQVKSKPGEGSRFTVTIYLKFVDVQNAEPHKEDPLKNLEDLKFEGKRILLVEDHPVNAEIAKNVLQMTGLEVEWVVDGEAAVERMANSKEGEFDLVFMDIQMPNMDGYQATAAIRAMTTYARRIPIVAMTANAFADDIRRAKEVGMNGHISKPLDFNELARILQKWIRV